From the genome of Actinacidiphila yeochonensis CN732, one region includes:
- a CDS encoding ROK family transcriptional regulator — protein sequence MAALGRPGTSVRWLRESVAGLVRGAPEHAGAEQAGTAGQRAASSGANQLDLGSFNECVVIESVRLAGSTTRGEIAHRTGLTQQSVSRIARSLIDRGILVEDAQRRATSGKPRTPVRLCGTAAHALGLHIDPEVLTAVVIDLDGAIVCTATRPVDAGTGPSESVAQIVALAREALEKAQGAVPEEGFLGIGVAVPGPVDIASGTVLGPPLMSAWNDLPLLYLLKDHFPCPVTIEKDSLAAAAGERWIGRDRRARDFAYLYLGTGVGSGLYLNGDLYRGVSANAGEFGQLCAISLGRTAPDGRPAMVPECNPPSSVPEFATRAGLRPSLAARGSTAAYQEVARAAAAGDAAAAAALREVAGAVGRGALGLVDLLDIDLIVLGGPFFTEDTAAFYLEEIHRVVNEFPTARRLRRVEVEPSVLSAEAAAVGAASTIFHATFTPRLRPRG from the coding sequence GTGGCGGCGCTCGGCCGACCGGGCACCTCCGTGCGGTGGCTGCGCGAGAGCGTGGCGGGCCTGGTGCGCGGCGCGCCGGAGCACGCGGGGGCGGAGCAGGCCGGGACAGCCGGGCAGCGCGCGGCGTCCAGCGGCGCCAACCAGCTCGACCTCGGCTCGTTCAACGAGTGCGTGGTGATCGAGTCGGTGCGGCTGGCCGGGTCCACCACCAGGGGGGAGATCGCGCACCGCACCGGCCTCACCCAGCAGTCCGTCTCCCGGATCGCCCGCTCGCTGATCGACCGGGGCATCCTCGTCGAGGACGCGCAGCGCCGGGCCACGTCGGGCAAGCCGCGCACCCCGGTCCGGCTGTGCGGCACCGCGGCGCACGCGCTCGGCCTGCACATCGACCCCGAGGTGCTGACGGCGGTGGTGATCGACCTCGACGGGGCGATCGTGTGCACCGCCACCCGGCCGGTGGACGCCGGGACCGGCCCGTCCGAGTCGGTGGCGCAGATCGTGGCGCTGGCCCGGGAGGCGCTGGAGAAGGCGCAGGGCGCGGTGCCGGAGGAGGGGTTCCTGGGGATCGGCGTCGCGGTCCCGGGGCCGGTGGACATCGCCTCCGGGACGGTGCTGGGGCCGCCGCTGATGTCGGCGTGGAACGACCTGCCGCTGCTCTACCTGCTCAAGGACCACTTCCCCTGCCCGGTGACGATCGAGAAGGACTCGCTGGCCGCGGCGGCGGGGGAGCGGTGGATCGGCCGCGACCGCCGGGCCCGTGACTTCGCCTACCTCTACCTCGGCACCGGCGTCGGCTCCGGCCTCTACCTCAACGGCGACCTCTACCGCGGAGTGAGCGCCAACGCGGGGGAGTTCGGCCAGCTGTGCGCGATATCCCTGGGCCGCACCGCGCCCGACGGGCGCCCCGCGATGGTGCCCGAGTGCAACCCCCCGTCGTCCGTACCGGAGTTCGCGACCCGCGCCGGCCTGCGGCCGTCCCTGGCGGCGCGCGGCAGCACCGCCGCGTACCAGGAGGTGGCGCGGGCCGCGGCGGCCGGCGACGCCGCCGCGGCCGCCGCGCTGCGGGAGGTGGCCGGCGCGGTCGGACGCGGCGCGCTGGGCCTGGTCGACCTGCTCGACATCGACCTCATCGTGCTGGGCGGCCCGTTCTTCACCGAGGACACCGCGGCCTTCTACCTGGAGGAGATCCACCGGGTGGTCAACGAGTTCCCCACCGCCCGGCGGCTGCGCCGGGTCGAGGTCGAGCCGTCCGTGCTCAGCGCCGAGGCCGCCGCGGTGGGCGCCGCCTCGACCATCTTCCACGCCACCTTCACCCCCAGGCTGCGCCCGCGGGGCTGA
- a CDS encoding helix-turn-helix domain-containing protein — protein sequence MAEQELPELDLLARWAGGGGPLAVRAQVVLLAAEGLRDAEIARRLGVSRQTVGTWRHRWQSAGLAGLEQRPRTGRPATVDEAEVVTRALLAPGGSGASRAIARELGLSHATVAAIRRRWGLTGEGARGPRVPTRPPLPGADVWVMGLHADARRAVLLAGTRADPAPRAAVASVIGEDVLDGLTEAMERLRDAAPACAEAAVPAGAGAAALVPAYGGAAYGGWEGRRPR from the coding sequence GTGGCTGAACAGGAGCTGCCGGAGCTGGACCTGCTGGCCCGCTGGGCCGGCGGCGGCGGACCGCTGGCGGTGCGCGCGCAGGTGGTGCTGCTGGCCGCCGAGGGGCTGCGGGACGCTGAGATCGCCCGGCGGCTCGGGGTGTCCCGGCAGACCGTCGGCACCTGGCGGCACCGCTGGCAGAGCGCCGGGCTGGCCGGCCTGGAGCAGCGGCCGCGCACCGGACGGCCGGCCACCGTCGACGAGGCCGAGGTGGTCACCCGGGCGCTGCTCGCCCCCGGCGGCTCCGGCGCCAGCCGGGCCATCGCCCGCGAACTCGGCCTGTCGCACGCCACGGTGGCCGCGATCCGGCGCCGCTGGGGTCTGACCGGCGAGGGCGCGCGCGGCCCCCGGGTGCCGACCCGGCCGCCGCTGCCCGGCGCCGACGTGTGGGTGATGGGCCTGCACGCCGACGCCCGGCGGGCGGTGCTGCTGGCCGGCACCCGCGCGGACCCGGCGCCGCGGGCGGCGGTCGCCTCGGTCATCGGGGAGGACGTGCTCGACGGGCTGACCGAGGCGATGGAACGGCTCCGCGACGCCGCTCCGGCGTGCGCGGAGGCGGCGGTCCCGGCCGGGGCGGGGGCCGCCGCCCTGGTACCCGCGTACGGCGGCGCCGCGTACGGCGGCTGGGAGGGGCGGCGGCCGCGGTGA
- a CDS encoding Gfo/Idh/MocA family protein, producing MGEPLRVGMVGAGKISGQYLDTLARDPALRLTAVTDLDPERARAAADRAGAATAASVAELVAREDVDAVLNLTVPAAHAEVALAAVAAGKHVYGEKPLAATREEAAAVLAAARGAGVRVGSAPDTVLGTGVQTARRAVDEGLVGRPVAATAFMTTAGHEAWHPDPEFYYRPGGGPLLDMGPYYLSALVHLLGPVVRVTGAASRPRAERAVGSGPRAGQTFAVEVDTHVTGVLEHAGGALSTLVMSFDVHAARLPRIEVHGTEGSLSVPDPNGFDGPVELHPAGGPWQLLPPSAGYVGAGRGTGLADLAGALAAGRPHLASAALAGHVLDVMLTLLDAAHAGRTLAVEPGAERPGAVPGLVEPAAAPA from the coding sequence GTGGGCGAGCCGTTGAGGGTGGGGATGGTCGGTGCCGGCAAGATCAGCGGCCAGTACCTGGACACCCTGGCCCGCGACCCGGCGCTGCGGCTGACCGCCGTCACCGACCTGGACCCGGAGCGGGCCCGCGCGGCGGCCGACCGGGCCGGTGCGGCGACGGCCGCCTCGGTGGCCGAACTGGTCGCCCGCGAGGACGTCGACGCGGTGCTCAACCTGACCGTCCCGGCCGCGCACGCCGAGGTGGCGCTCGCCGCCGTCGCCGCGGGCAAGCACGTCTACGGCGAGAAGCCGCTGGCCGCCACCCGCGAGGAGGCCGCCGCGGTGCTGGCCGCGGCGCGCGGCGCCGGGGTACGGGTGGGCAGCGCGCCCGACACCGTGCTCGGCACCGGCGTGCAGACCGCCCGGCGGGCGGTCGACGAGGGCCTGGTGGGCCGCCCGGTCGCCGCCACCGCGTTCATGACCACCGCCGGCCACGAGGCATGGCACCCCGACCCGGAGTTCTACTACCGGCCCGGCGGCGGCCCGCTGCTCGACATGGGCCCGTACTACCTCTCCGCACTGGTCCACCTGCTGGGTCCGGTGGTCCGGGTGACCGGCGCCGCCTCCCGGCCGCGCGCCGAACGCGCCGTCGGCAGCGGGCCGCGCGCCGGGCAGACGTTCGCCGTCGAGGTCGACACCCACGTCACCGGGGTCCTCGAACACGCCGGCGGAGCGCTGTCGACGCTGGTGATGAGCTTCGACGTGCACGCCGCCCGGCTGCCCCGGATCGAGGTGCACGGCACGGAGGGCTCGCTGTCGGTGCCCGACCCGAACGGCTTCGACGGTCCGGTCGAACTCCACCCGGCGGGCGGCCCCTGGCAGTTGCTGCCGCCCTCGGCCGGATACGTCGGTGCCGGGCGCGGCACCGGCCTGGCCGACCTCGCGGGCGCGCTGGCCGCCGGCCGCCCGCACCTGGCCTCGGCCGCGCTGGCCGGGCACGTCCTGGACGTGATGCTGACCCTGCTCGACGCGGCGCACGCCGGCCGCACCCTCGCGGTGGAGCCCGGCGCGGAGCGGCCCGGCGCCGTGCCCGGGCTGGTGGAGCCGGCGGCCGCGCCGGCCTGA
- a CDS encoding ThuA domain-containing protein has product MTNSTAATGRPRRALVVRGGWEGHVPVAATDLFIPFLKEHGFDVEVSDSLDVYADAERTAAADLVVHCWTMGEATPEQTAGLAAAVRAGTGLAGWHGGIIDSFRGNLDYHLLTGGQFLHHPPGFVEHTVHVVPERSGHPVVAGLSDFAVDTEQYWVATDPDIDLLATTVFPADERRDHPVAMPAVWTRRHGAGRVFVSAIGHKTDDFDVPEVRALTERGLLWASR; this is encoded by the coding sequence GTGACGAACTCGACGGCCGCGACCGGCCGGCCCCGCCGGGCCCTGGTGGTCCGCGGCGGCTGGGAGGGCCACGTGCCCGTGGCCGCCACCGACCTCTTCATCCCGTTCCTCAAGGAGCACGGCTTCGACGTGGAGGTCTCCGACAGCCTGGACGTCTACGCCGACGCCGAACGGACCGCCGCCGCCGACCTGGTGGTCCACTGCTGGACGATGGGCGAAGCAACCCCCGAGCAGACCGCGGGCCTGGCCGCCGCGGTCCGGGCCGGCACCGGACTGGCCGGCTGGCACGGCGGGATCATCGACTCCTTCCGCGGCAACCTCGACTACCACCTGCTGACCGGTGGTCAGTTCCTGCACCACCCGCCCGGTTTCGTCGAGCACACCGTGCACGTGGTGCCCGAGCGGTCCGGCCATCCGGTGGTCGCCGGGCTGTCCGACTTCGCCGTCGACACCGAGCAGTACTGGGTGGCCACCGACCCGGACATCGACCTGCTGGCCACCACCGTCTTCCCGGCGGACGAGCGGCGCGACCACCCGGTCGCGATGCCCGCGGTGTGGACCCGGCGGCACGGCGCCGGGCGGGTCTTCGTCAGCGCCATCGGACACAAGACCGACGACTTCGACGTGCCCGAGGTGCGGGCGCTGACCGAGAGGGGACTGCTGTGGGCGAGCCGTTGA
- a CDS encoding glycoside hydrolase family 3 C-terminal domain-containing protein: MDKRKRRQAGLAAACALVCALGLTATAGGTALAQASTVAAATPIYLDTSYSFQERAADLVSRMTLQEKVQQLSTNSGPAIPRLGVQQYTYWSEGQHGVNSLGADQNNGGAQGGVHSTTFPTNFASSMSWDKDLMYQESTAISDEARGYVDKSLFGTGQNNLGPSADDYGDLTYWAPTVNLDRDPRWGRTDEAFGEDPYFTGQMAGQFIDGYEGNNQDGTSQTGYLKVAATAKHYALNNVEDNRTGISSNTNDTDLRDYYTAQFRDLIEQAHVAGLMTSYNAINGTPSSADTYTTNELAQRTYGFNGYITSDCGAVGTAWQQFPGGHDWAPPGWTTDHKSSNPTWTNTATGTTVPGQAGAEAYTLRAGTDLNCTGDEATTANVDAAIKAGVLSEGVIDTALVKVFTIRMETGEFDPASKVKYTQITKDQIESPAHQELAAKVADNSLVLLRNNKRTSGGGALLPVDPAKAKKVVILGDMANTATLGLYSGQPDHTTSPVQGIENEVHAADPTASVVYDAAGTSSTATGAAVLSDKTKADIAAADLVVVFVGTNQSNADEGKDRASLKMPGNYDSLIDQTAAQGNDNIALVIQSDGPVTLDDTVQKADSPVSSIVFSGYNGQAQGTALADVLFGKQNPSGHLNFTWYKDDSQLPDKQNYGLTPADTDGLGRTYEYFTGTPDYPFGYGLSYTGFTYSNITVNKDQVSADGTVKVTADVTNTGSTAGATVAQLYAATQFKVADTQLPQERLVGFAKTKVLKPGKTQHVAIKVNIADLSFWDADSAKEVVYDGTYAFRLGADSADPAGTAKVKVTGNLTPKVQDVTVQPENVVLAAGDSFSLTGKNKWIKDDTDHSQEQRDTAITADNVVEAVNNDESFVDLKTTKVTYKSSDTKVASVDKDGTVHAVADGVASISATVGGVTGSAPIVVRNTSTIDAPPIAEAGSTLTATTSYTNGSTTSVSGVSTGLTAPDGWNVQATTPADFGTVAPGQKVTTTWQVSVPAGTAPASFELDATTTAPTGSYTASAPVTVPYASVTAAYGNSAISNDSNTKTGSLDGEGASFSNQALQAAGWTPGQSTVHDGVSFPWPASAGTGAPDNVVAGGQAIDITGSGSKLGFVGASAFGATSGTGTVVYTDGTTQSYSLAIADWWSGSASQGSDIAASLSYLNNSGGQQNQTVHIYAATVNLLPGKTVKAITLPNVSQGVVDHQVAMHLFSIAIGG, encoded by the coding sequence ATGGACAAGCGAAAGCGCAGGCAGGCGGGGCTCGCCGCCGCGTGCGCGCTGGTGTGCGCACTGGGGCTCACCGCGACCGCCGGCGGCACCGCGCTGGCACAGGCGTCGACGGTCGCGGCGGCCACGCCGATCTACCTCGACACGAGCTACTCGTTCCAGGAGAGGGCCGCCGACCTGGTCTCCCGGATGACCCTCCAGGAGAAGGTGCAGCAGCTCTCCACCAACAGCGGGCCGGCCATCCCCCGGCTGGGCGTCCAGCAGTACACGTACTGGAGCGAGGGCCAGCACGGCGTCAACAGCCTCGGCGCGGACCAGAACAACGGCGGGGCGCAGGGCGGTGTCCACTCCACCACCTTCCCGACGAACTTCGCGTCGTCCATGTCCTGGGACAAGGACCTGATGTACCAGGAGAGCACCGCGATCTCCGACGAGGCCCGCGGCTACGTGGACAAGTCCCTCTTCGGTACCGGGCAGAACAACCTCGGCCCGTCCGCCGACGACTACGGCGACCTCACCTACTGGGCGCCCACCGTCAACCTCGACCGCGACCCGCGCTGGGGCCGCACCGACGAGGCGTTCGGCGAGGACCCGTACTTCACCGGGCAGATGGCCGGCCAGTTCATCGACGGCTACGAGGGCAACAACCAGGACGGCACCTCGCAGACCGGCTACCTCAAGGTCGCGGCCACCGCCAAGCACTACGCCCTCAACAACGTCGAGGACAACCGCACCGGCATCAGCTCCAACACCAACGACACCGACCTGCGCGACTACTACACCGCGCAGTTCCGCGACCTGATCGAGCAGGCCCACGTGGCCGGCCTGATGACGTCGTACAACGCCATCAACGGCACCCCGTCCAGTGCGGACACCTACACCACCAACGAACTCGCCCAGCGCACCTACGGGTTCAACGGCTACATCACCTCCGACTGCGGCGCCGTCGGCACCGCGTGGCAGCAGTTCCCCGGCGGCCACGACTGGGCCCCGCCCGGCTGGACCACCGACCACAAGTCGAGCAACCCGACGTGGACCAACACCGCGACGGGTACCACCGTGCCCGGCCAGGCCGGCGCCGAGGCCTACACCCTGCGGGCCGGCACCGACCTGAACTGCACCGGTGACGAGGCCACCACCGCCAACGTCGACGCCGCCATCAAGGCCGGCGTGCTCAGCGAGGGCGTCATCGACACCGCGCTGGTCAAGGTCTTCACCATCCGCATGGAGACCGGTGAGTTCGACCCGGCGAGCAAGGTGAAGTACACCCAGATCACCAAGGACCAGATCGAGTCGCCGGCCCACCAGGAGCTGGCCGCCAAGGTCGCCGACAACTCCCTGGTGCTGCTGCGCAACAACAAGCGGACCTCGGGCGGCGGCGCGCTGCTGCCGGTGGACCCGGCGAAGGCCAAGAAGGTCGTCATCCTCGGCGACATGGCCAACACCGCCACGCTCGGCCTGTACTCCGGCCAGCCGGACCACACGACCAGCCCCGTCCAGGGCATCGAGAACGAGGTGCACGCCGCCGACCCGACCGCCTCGGTGGTCTACGACGCGGCCGGCACCTCCTCGACCGCCACCGGCGCGGCCGTGCTCAGCGACAAGACCAAGGCCGACATCGCCGCCGCCGACCTGGTCGTCGTCTTCGTCGGCACCAACCAGAGCAACGCCGACGAGGGCAAGGACCGGGCCAGCCTCAAGATGCCCGGCAACTACGACTCGCTGATCGACCAGACCGCCGCCCAGGGCAACGACAACATCGCCCTGGTGATCCAGTCCGACGGCCCGGTCACCCTCGACGACACCGTGCAGAAGGCCGACTCGCCGGTCTCCTCGATCGTCTTCAGCGGCTACAACGGCCAGGCCCAGGGCACCGCCCTGGCGGACGTGCTCTTCGGCAAGCAGAACCCGTCCGGGCACCTCAACTTCACCTGGTACAAGGACGACTCGCAGCTGCCGGACAAGCAGAACTACGGCCTCACCCCGGCCGACACCGACGGCCTCGGGCGCACCTACGAGTACTTCACCGGCACCCCGGACTACCCGTTCGGCTACGGCCTGAGCTACACCGGCTTCACGTACTCGAACATCACCGTCAACAAGGACCAGGTCTCCGCGGACGGCACCGTCAAGGTGACCGCCGACGTGACCAACACCGGCTCCACCGCCGGCGCCACCGTCGCGCAGCTCTACGCGGCCACCCAGTTCAAGGTGGCCGACACGCAGCTGCCGCAGGAGCGGCTGGTCGGCTTCGCCAAGACCAAGGTGCTCAAGCCCGGCAAGACGCAGCACGTGGCGATCAAGGTCAACATCGCCGACCTGTCCTTCTGGGACGCGGACTCCGCGAAGGAGGTCGTCTACGACGGCACCTACGCGTTCCGGCTCGGCGCCGACTCCGCCGACCCGGCCGGCACCGCCAAGGTGAAGGTCACGGGCAACCTGACGCCCAAGGTCCAGGACGTCACCGTGCAGCCGGAGAACGTCGTGCTCGCCGCCGGCGACTCCTTCAGCCTCACCGGCAAGAACAAGTGGATCAAGGACGACACCGACCACTCCCAGGAGCAGCGGGACACCGCGATCACCGCTGACAACGTCGTGGAGGCGGTCAACAACGACGAGTCCTTCGTCGACCTGAAGACCACGAAGGTCACCTACAAGAGCAGCGACACGAAGGTCGCCAGCGTCGACAAGGACGGCACCGTGCACGCGGTCGCCGACGGCGTGGCATCCATCTCCGCGACCGTGGGCGGCGTCACCGGCTCCGCGCCCATCGTGGTGCGCAACACCTCGACGATCGACGCCCCGCCGATCGCCGAGGCCGGCAGCACGCTGACCGCCACCACCTCGTACACCAACGGCAGCACCACGTCGGTCAGCGGTGTGAGCACCGGCCTCACGGCGCCCGACGGCTGGAACGTCCAGGCCACCACCCCGGCCGACTTCGGCACCGTGGCCCCCGGCCAGAAGGTCACCACCACCTGGCAGGTGTCGGTCCCGGCCGGCACCGCCCCGGCCTCGTTCGAGCTGGACGCCACCACCACCGCCCCCACCGGCAGCTACACCGCGAGCGCCCCGGTCACCGTGCCGTACGCCTCGGTGACCGCCGCCTACGGCAACTCGGCGATCAGCAACGACAGCAACACCAAGACCGGCAGCCTCGACGGTGAGGGCGCCAGCTTCTCCAACCAGGCGCTCCAGGCGGCCGGTTGGACGCCCGGTCAGTCCACCGTCCACGACGGGGTCTCCTTCCCGTGGCCGGCCAGCGCAGGCACCGGCGCCCCGGACAACGTGGTGGCCGGCGGCCAGGCCATCGACATCACCGGCAGCGGCTCCAAGCTCGGCTTCGTCGGCGCCAGCGCCTTCGGCGCGACCTCGGGTACCGGCACCGTCGTCTACACCGACGGCACCACCCAGTCGTACTCCCTGGCCATCGCCGACTGGTGGTCCGGATCGGCCTCGCAGGGCAGCGACATCGCCGCGAGCCTGAGCTACCTCAACAACAGCGGAGGCCAGCAGAACCAGACCGTCCACATCTACGCGGCCACGGTGAACCTGCTCCCCGGCAAGACCGTGAAGGCCATCACCCTGCCGAACGTCAGCCAGGGCGTGGTCGACCACCAGGTCGCCATGCACCTCTTCTCCATCGCCATCGGCGGCTGA
- a CDS encoding alpha-mannosidase, whose protein sequence is MHDRIARGEERISAFLTGKLRPALYPQRLPMDVGAWHILGEPVPAEVALRAPYAPFAVGEPWGRPWSTTWFEVRATLPERWAGRRVEVLVDLGSDEAGGRAEALVHDARGNPVQGLHPNLCAVPVAAAAAGGEQVRLLVEAAANPRIEGATGAGVRYGDPATAGDAPLYRLRRADLAVRDEDVWGLLHDIEALDGLMRALPEALPRRHEIRVALERAVDAVDPRAVARTAALARTVLAPVLSRRAHDSAHTLAAVGHAHIDSAWLWPVRETVRKCARTFSTMAALAEEYPGLVVAASSAQHYAWVKEHHPHVFERVRKAVAAGTWAPVGGMWVEADIELPGGEALVRQFTHGRRFLRDELGVDAEGVWLPDASGGSAAFPQLAALAGASWVLTRRPDPGAADAPPHHTFHWEGIDGTRVLTHLAPGGESGSTLTGGELADNVAEFADKGTATASLLPFGRPDGGPDRAMLERAGRYADLDGSPRVVPTTPAAFFREAERENPHPPVWRGELDLTPHRGSYTSQARTKRGNRRSEVLLHEAELWSATAAVRHGIPYPYDELDRLWKLVLLQQCHDILPGTSIAWVHQEAEQAHRDAQRRLERLVRRAVGDPDGSVVLNPGPRDRREVVVLAAGAGPRPAGQRLADGRTAVLAEAPALGAGRAGLPLDGLPPVTAEPRDGGFVLDNGLLRVRIDAAGLVRSAVHLASGREAVAPGGAGNLLQLHRDHPAGWSALHLDPRAPRDLDAAERVELRECGPLLATVRVVRTTGRSVIVQDLTLTAGGPALSVDTEIDWREQDTVLKAAWELDVHAAHSTAETQFGHVTRPTHDNSGADGGCREAAAQRWVHVGEHGFGVALAADTGYGYDTARRTRLDGGTTTVVRSTLLRAPHSPDPHADRGQHRFRHTLRPGADVGDAVAEGYAVNLPLRPGPDRPAPEPPLVRVDHPDVVVETVKLADDRGGDVVVRLYESRGGRVRTTLSADFPLAAVEETDLMEEPLVSRVPGEPLTLRPFQILTLRLTPGTTGEAGRG, encoded by the coding sequence ATGCATGACCGGATCGCCCGCGGCGAGGAGCGGATATCCGCATTCCTCACCGGGAAGCTGCGCCCCGCGTTGTATCCGCAACGCCTGCCCATGGACGTCGGCGCCTGGCACATCCTGGGCGAGCCGGTCCCCGCCGAGGTGGCGCTGCGCGCCCCCTACGCACCCTTCGCCGTGGGCGAGCCGTGGGGCAGGCCCTGGTCCACCACCTGGTTCGAGGTCCGCGCCACCCTCCCCGAGCGGTGGGCCGGCCGCCGGGTCGAGGTGCTGGTCGACCTCGGCTCCGACGAGGCCGGCGGCCGCGCCGAGGCGCTCGTCCACGACGCCCGCGGCAACCCCGTCCAGGGCCTCCACCCGAACCTGTGCGCCGTCCCGGTCGCCGCCGCCGCGGCCGGCGGCGAGCAGGTGCGGCTGCTGGTCGAGGCCGCCGCCAACCCCCGTATCGAGGGCGCCACCGGCGCCGGCGTCCGCTACGGCGACCCGGCCACCGCCGGCGACGCCCCCCTGTACCGGCTGCGCCGGGCGGACCTGGCGGTGCGCGACGAGGACGTGTGGGGCCTGCTGCACGACATCGAGGCGCTGGACGGGCTGATGCGCGCGCTGCCCGAGGCACTGCCGCGCCGCCACGAGATCCGCGTCGCCCTGGAACGGGCCGTCGACGCCGTCGACCCCCGGGCCGTGGCCCGTACCGCCGCCCTCGCGCGTACGGTCCTCGCCCCGGTGCTGAGCCGCCGTGCCCACGACTCCGCGCACACCCTGGCCGCCGTGGGCCACGCGCACATCGACTCCGCCTGGCTGTGGCCGGTGCGGGAGACCGTCCGCAAGTGTGCCCGGACCTTCAGCACCATGGCCGCCCTCGCCGAGGAGTACCCCGGGCTGGTGGTCGCCGCGTCCTCCGCGCAGCACTACGCGTGGGTCAAGGAGCACCACCCGCACGTCTTCGAACGGGTCCGGAAGGCCGTCGCGGCCGGCACCTGGGCGCCGGTCGGCGGCATGTGGGTGGAGGCCGATATCGAACTGCCGGGCGGCGAGGCGCTGGTACGGCAGTTCACGCACGGCCGGCGGTTCCTCCGCGACGAACTCGGCGTCGACGCCGAGGGGGTGTGGCTGCCCGACGCCTCCGGCGGCTCCGCGGCCTTCCCGCAACTGGCCGCGCTCGCCGGCGCGTCCTGGGTGCTGACCCGCCGCCCGGACCCGGGCGCCGCCGACGCGCCGCCGCACCACACCTTCCACTGGGAGGGCATCGACGGCACCCGCGTCCTCACCCACCTGGCCCCCGGCGGGGAGTCGGGCAGCACCCTGACCGGTGGCGAACTGGCTGACAACGTTGCCGAGTTCGCCGACAAGGGGACGGCGACCGCGTCGCTGCTGCCGTTCGGCCGACCCGACGGCGGCCCGGACCGCGCGATGCTGGAACGGGCCGGCCGCTACGCCGACCTGGACGGCTCCCCCCGGGTGGTGCCGACCACGCCGGCCGCCTTCTTCCGCGAGGCCGAGCGGGAGAACCCCCACCCGCCGGTGTGGCGAGGTGAGTTGGACCTCACCCCGCACCGCGGCAGCTACACCAGCCAGGCCCGCACCAAGCGCGGCAACCGGCGCAGCGAGGTGCTGCTGCACGAGGCCGAGCTGTGGTCGGCCACCGCCGCCGTCCGGCACGGAATCCCCTACCCGTACGACGAGTTGGACCGGCTGTGGAAGCTGGTGCTGCTCCAGCAGTGCCACGACATCCTGCCGGGCACCTCGATCGCCTGGGTGCACCAGGAGGCCGAGCAGGCCCACCGCGACGCGCAGCGGCGGCTGGAGCGGCTGGTGCGGCGGGCCGTCGGCGACCCGGACGGCTCGGTGGTGCTCAACCCCGGCCCCCGGGACCGCCGTGAGGTGGTGGTGCTCGCGGCCGGAGCCGGCCCGCGGCCCGCCGGCCAGCGGCTCGCCGACGGGCGCACCGCCGTACTGGCCGAGGCGCCGGCGCTGGGCGCCGGGCGGGCGGGCCTGCCGCTCGACGGCCTGCCGCCGGTCACCGCCGAACCCCGCGACGGCGGCTTCGTCCTCGACAACGGGCTGCTGCGGGTGCGGATCGACGCGGCCGGCCTGGTCCGGTCCGCCGTCCATCTCGCCTCCGGCCGCGAGGCCGTGGCGCCCGGCGGGGCCGGCAACCTGCTCCAACTCCACCGCGACCACCCGGCCGGCTGGAGCGCGCTCCACCTCGACCCGCGCGCGCCGCGCGACCTGGACGCCGCCGAGCGGGTCGAGCTGCGCGAGTGCGGGCCCCTGCTGGCCACCGTCCGGGTGGTGCGCACCACCGGCCGGTCCGTCATCGTCCAGGACCTCACCCTCACCGCGGGCGGCCCCGCGCTGAGCGTCGACACCGAGATCGACTGGCGGGAGCAGGACACCGTCCTCAAGGCCGCCTGGGAGCTGGACGTGCACGCCGCGCACAGCACGGCCGAGACCCAGTTCGGCCACGTCACCCGGCCCACCCACGACAACTCCGGTGCGGACGGCGGCTGCCGGGAGGCGGCCGCGCAGCGCTGGGTGCACGTCGGCGAGCACGGCTTCGGAGTGGCGCTGGCCGCCGACACCGGCTACGGCTACGACACCGCGCGCCGCACCCGGCTCGACGGCGGCACCACCACGGTGGTCCGCAGCACCCTGCTGCGGGCCCCGCACAGCCCCGACCCGCACGCCGACCGCGGCCAGCACCGCTTCCGGCACACGCTGCGGCCCGGTGCCGATGTCGGCGACGCCGTCGCCGAGGGCTACGCCGTCAACCTGCCGCTGCGGCCGGGCCCGGACAGGCCCGCCCCGGAGCCGCCGCTGGTGCGCGTCGACCACCCCGACGTGGTGGTGGAGACGGTCAAGCTCGCCGACGACCGCGGCGGCGACGTCGTGGTGCGGCTGTACGAGTCACGTGGCGGCCGGGTCCGCACCACGCTCAGCGCGGACTTCCCGCTCGCCGCCGTCGAGGAGACCGACCTGATGGAGGAACCGCTGGTGAGCCGCGTCCCCGGTGAGCCGCTGACGCTGCGGCCGTTCCAGATCCTCACGCTGCGGCTCACCCCGGGCACCACCGGGGAGGCCGGCCGTGGCTGA